One Candidatus Binatia bacterium genomic window, TCCTCACGCGCAAGGAGAACGACCAGGTGCTCGAGCCGATGGAGGTCGCGGTCATCGACCTGCCGGAGGAGTACATCGGCGTCGTCTCGCAGCTCCTCGCCATGCGGCGCGGCGTGATGACCAAGATGAGCCCGCCGTCGTCGGGACGCGTGCGGCTCGAGTTCAGCGTGCCGTCACGCGGCCTGATCGGCTTCCGCTCGTCGTTCCTCACCGACACGCGCGGCACCGGCATCATCAACGCGATGTTCGACGGCTGGGCGCCGTGGGCCGGCGAGATCCAGCGGCGCACGAACGGCGCCATGGTCGCCGACCGCGAGGGCGTCGCGACGCCGTACGCGATCTTCCACCTGCAGGAGCGCGGCACGATGTTCATCTCGCCCGGCACGCGCGTCTACGAGGGCATGGTGATCGGCGAGTACTCGCGCGCGGGCGACCTCGACGTGAACATCACGCGCGAGAAGAAGCTGACCAACATCCGCGCGGCGGGACACGACGAGGCCGTGCGCCTCACGCCGCCGCGCCAGATGGGCCTCGAGGACGCGCTCGACTGGATCGCCGACGACGAGCTGGTCGAGGTGACGCCGGAGTCGATCCGCATCCGCAAGCGGATCCTGTCGCAGGCGCACCGCCCGAAGCGACGCAAGGAAGAGTAGGGCGGGGCGCGTCCCCGCGAGGCTCGTCTAGCGCGGCCACCATCTTGGCTTGACGCGCGCGTGCAGGTGGTAGTGCTCGGGAATCTGCCGCATGTGGTCGTCGAAGTAGAGCTCGCCGAGCTGCAGGTTGTCGCCGATCAGGCGCAGCGCTCGCTCCATCACGGCGCGCTCCTCCGCGCTCACCGTGGCGCGGTGCTCGCCGAGCACGGCCATCGGCACGTCGCACGAGTCGCAGTCGAGGACGGTGAAGGGGAAGGGCTCGAAGAACTGCGCGTACCAGCGGGTCGTGCGTGCGAGCTCGCAGAGCTCGCACGCCTTCTTCTCGCCCACGCGCGCGCTCACGCCCCGACCAGCTCGCCGAGCGCGCGCTCGTACTCCGCTTCCGAGCGCGTCTGCACGCTGACGTTGTGCAGGCCGACGCCGGCGGCGGCTTCCTGATCGAGGCGCGCCGCGCACTCCGCGACCGAGCCGACGGTCGTGATCTGGTCGAGCAGCGCGTCGGGGACGGCGTCGATGCCGGCCTCGCTGCCGCGCTCGCTCCACGCCTTGCGCACCGCCGCGACGGCGTCGCCCCAGCCGAAGCGCTCGAGCTGCGCGCCGTAGAAGGTCCCCATGCGCGCGATGTAGAAGGCGAGCGTGCCGGCGGCCGCGCGCCGCGCCTTGGCGGGATCGTCGAGCGCGACCACCACGCGGTCGGGCGCGCGCACCGTGACCGCGTCGGCCGGACGTCCGGCGGCGGTGACGCGCTCGCGGAACGACGCGATCTCGCTCGCGAGCTGCTGGTGCGGGATCATGATCGGCATCCAGCCGTCGGCGAGCTCGGCGGTGAGCTTCAGCGCGCCCGGGTTGAGCGACGCGATCCAGATCGGGACGTGCTTGCGCACCGGCTGGAAGCGCAGCGTGAAGCCGCGCTCGAGGTGGAACAGCTTGCCGCGGAACTTCAGCGGCTCGCCCGCCATCAGCATGTTGATGATCTGGATCGTCTCCCGCATGCGCGCGAGCGCGGGCTTGAAGGGGACGCCGTGGAAGTGCTCGATGACCTGCGGACCGCTGGTCCCGAGGCCGGCGATGACGCGGCCGCCGGAGAGCTCGTCGAGGGTCGCGAAGTGCTGCGCGAGCGCGGCCGGCGTGCGCGAGTAGACGTTGACGATGCCGGTGCCGAGCTTGATGCGCGAGGTGCGGGTCGCGAGCAGCGTCAGGATGGTGAACGCGTCGCGGCCCCAGGCCTCCGCGACCCAAACCGTGTCGACGCCGACGCGGTCGGCGATCTCGACCTGGCGGAGCAGGCGGTCGCGGTCGGACAGCTGCTGCCAGTCGAGCGCGATGCTGATCTTGCGTGGCATGTGTCTCTCCTGCGGCCACGAGACGTGCGGCCTCGCGCACGACTAGACGGCGTGCCGCGCTCGCACAAGCGGCAGCCGCGGTGTCACGATCGGACCAGCGTCGCGCGCGGGCGGTTCGCTCGACCTGCATTGACCCCCGGCGGCGCTACCGGTAGAGCAGCGCGACGCTCGCACAGGAGGTAACGATGAGAAGCCGCTCCATCGCCGCACTGGCTGCGTCGTTCACGCTGCTCCTCGCCGTCGCCGTCGCCGGTGCCGCCGATCCGGCGCCCACGAGCGCCCCGACGGCGCAGAAGGAAGGTGAGAAGATGACGCAGACGGGCAAGAACCCGGTGGTCGTGATCTCGACGTCGATGGGCGACATCGAGGCCGAGCTCTACCCCGACGAGGCGCCGGAGACGGTGAAGAACTTCCTCTCCTACGCGGAGGACGGCCACTACGACGGCACGATCTTCCACCGCGTGATCAAGGGCTTCATGATCCAGGGCGGCGGCCTCACGCCGGACATGAATCAGAAGCCGACCAAGGCGCCGATCAAGAACGAGGCCGACAACGGGCTCAAGAACGTGACCGGCACGCTCGCGATGGCGCGCACCAGCGTCCCCGACAGCGCGACGTCGCAGTTCTTCATCAATGTCAAGGACAACGGCTTCCTCGACTTCAAGAGCAAGACGCCGCAGGGCTGGGGCTACGCGGTGTTCGGCAAGGTGATCTCCGGCATGGACGTGGTGCACAAGATCGAGAACGTGCAGACCACCAGCAAGGGGATGCACCAGGACGTCCCGGCCGAGCCGGTCGTCATCAAGAGCATCAAGGTCAAGAGCAGCTGACGCCCGTTCGGCCGCTCCTCGGGCGCGCGACGTCGCTTCGCGCTTGACTGCCGGAAAGCGCGGCGTCTACGTTCGCGCGCCCCGTATGAGGAACGCCGTGCTGCGCAGCGGGGTCGCGTCGCGACCGTGGCTCTCCCTCGCCGTGCTCGTCGCCTTGCTCGTGGCGGCGCTCGCGACGGTGCGCTCGCCCGAGCGTGCGCGGGTCGCGACGCAGGTCGCGCCCGCGTCGTCGGCGTCGTCGCCGGACGCCGACGCGAGCGCCGGCCGCGCGCGGGGCACCGATTCCGCCACCGCTACGGCCGCGGCCGCTGCGCCGCAGTCGTCTGAACCCGCAGCGCCGAGCGCGCCCGCAGCCTCGACGCTCGGCGCGACCACCGCGCCGCCGCCGCGTCTCGACGAGCTCGACGACGTCGCCGCACGCGACGCGGCGCGCGCACTGCTCGAGGACGCCCGCGAGGCGCGCCGCCGCGGCGACCTGCGCAGACAGCTCGCGCTGCTGCAGGAAGCGGTCGAGCTCGCGCCCAGCGTCGAGACCCACGCCGCGCTCGGCACGCTCTACCTCGAGCTCGGCGCGAGCCGGCGCGCGGAAGCCAACCTGCGCGCCGCCGCCGAGGGCGATCCCGCGAACGCGGATCTTTGGATTGCGCTCGCCAACGCGCTGGCGCTGCGACCCGACCCGTTCGGGGCCGCGGAGATGCTCGAGCGCGCCCGCGCCGCGGAGCCGGGCATCACCATCACCCGCGACGCCGGCGGCCGGCTCCAGCGTGACCCTTCACCGACGTCATGAGCGGCGCGCCGAGTCGCACGCTCGCCGGAGGGAACCCCACATGTCCCGCCTGATTCGTTCCGTTCGCTTCGTGGTCGTGATGCTCGCGGGCGCGCTGCTCGCCGCGGCCGACGCCGGCGCGCAGTGCGCGGGCGGCGTCGCCTGCACGGAGTACCTCGGC contains:
- a CDS encoding LLM class flavin-dependent oxidoreductase — its product is MPRKISIALDWQQLSDRDRLLRQVEIADRVGVDTVWVAEAWGRDAFTILTLLATRTSRIKLGTGIVNVYSRTPAALAQHFATLDELSGGRVIAGLGTSGPQVIEHFHGVPFKPALARMRETIQIINMLMAGEPLKFRGKLFHLERGFTLRFQPVRKHVPIWIASLNPGALKLTAELADGWMPIMIPHQQLASEIASFRERVTAAGRPADAVTVRAPDRVVVALDDPAKARRAAAGTLAFYIARMGTFYGAQLERFGWGDAVAAVRKAWSERGSEAGIDAVPDALLDQITTVGSVAECAARLDQEAAAGVGLHNVSVQTRSEAEYERALGELVGA
- a CDS encoding peptidylprolyl isomerase; its protein translation is MTQTGKNPVVVISTSMGDIEAELYPDEAPETVKNFLSYAEDGHYDGTIFHRVIKGFMIQGGGLTPDMNQKPTKAPIKNEADNGLKNVTGTLAMARTSVPDSATSQFFINVKDNGFLDFKSKTPQGWGYAVFGKVISGMDVVHKIENVQTTSKGMHQDVPAEPVVIKSIKVKSS